TAGTCAAGTTTCCGAGCTCTCGAGGTATGGTTCCTGAAAAATTATTCAGTGAAAGGTCCAAAACCTGAAGCTGCCTGCATTCAGACAAACTGGATGGTATCTCTCCACTGAACTGATTGGAGGACAAGAATAGTCCTTGTAAGTTCGGAAGATTCCCACAAATGTTCTGGGGAAGGACACCAGATAAGCTGTTGGAGCTGAGATCGATGTCCAGAAGCGGAGATTCACTGAAGACGGAGGACGGCATCGCACCCGAGAGCTGATTGTTGCTGAGGTTGATGATCTTCAGCAGTGGGATGTTGAAGATCAGCGGCAGTATGGTGCCTGCGAGCTGGTTTTTGCTGAGATCGAGCGTCTGCAGCGTGGACACATTGCAAATAGACTCCGGTATCGTGCCGGAGAAGCCATTGGCATTCAAGAACAGGTACTTGAGCCGTGGCAAGGAGGCGAGCCATGGCGGGATCTCCCCTTCGAAGAAGTTGCCCCTGCCACTGAAGTACTGAAGTCGGCGGAGGTGCGAGAGCTCCTCCGGGAGAGGCCCGTGGAACGTGTTGTTGGTGATGTTGAAGTAGGCGAGGAAAGAGAGGTTGCCCAGGTGAGGAGGGAGCGTGCCTGAGAGGCCCATGAAGGCAAGGTTGAGGCTCGTGACCCTGCTAGTGTGGGTGGTGCCACAGGTGATCCCAACCCAGTTGCAGACCGATGTTGTCTCTGTCCAGTTTGTGGACAAGAGATGTTCTGGGTCATCGGTGATGTGCTGTTTCAGGGCAAGAAGGGAGGCCTGGTCTGTGGAGATGCTGGGTTGTTCAGCCACGGCTGCTGGTCCAATGAAtcagtggagagagagaagcaataGTGCAATGATGTTGTTGATGGAGGGTCTTGGTGTTGCCTCCATTAGTGAACTTTCTTTGATGGTAGAGAACTGGACGAACAGAAGTATGCTGGTGCTGGACGGGACGTTATATACTAGGAAAAGTTGAAGCCTTTTGTTGTTAAAAGAGTGTCCCCAAATCATtataaaaatagttaattttcaaGATATATATTATGTATATCACGGAAATAATCGATGCATTGCAAATTGCTATGTTACTGttattttctttgatcaaaTTATGTTTCCCTTGTAATTCGGCGAttgtcaaaaagtgcaatcaaatcctaagacttatcaagttggtgcaatcaagttatTTCATTAACTCTTTGAGAATGTACCAACTTAGCCGGTTTTCGGATTTGATTATATagacttgacaagttttaaaacttaatttttggactaaattatacttttgtgataaa
This sequence is a window from Rhodamnia argentea isolate NSW1041297 chromosome 3, ASM2092103v1, whole genome shotgun sequence. Protein-coding genes within it:
- the LOC125314201 gene encoding receptor kinase-like protein Xa21 isoform X5 is translated as MGLSGTLPPHLGNLSFLAYFNITNNTFHGPLPEELSHLRRLQYFSGRGNFFEGEIPPWLASLPRLKYLFLNANGFSGTIPESICNVSTLQTLDLSKNQLAGTILPLIFNIPLLKIINLSNNQLSGAMPSSVFSESPLLDIDLSSNSLSGVLPQNICGNLPNLQGLFLSSNQFSGEIPSSLSECRQLQVLDLSLNNFSGTIPRELGNLTMLKELYLGMGNLTEYGSGGVVSTRGDVYSYGILLMETFTGKGPTDEMFSGEESLKRWVKNSLPDAVGDVLDAKLLSREELTAAKLECVSTILELAAHCCTELPGERKGMNDVLAKLEKIRTVLGQM